In the Salvelinus namaycush isolate Seneca chromosome 35, SaNama_1.0, whole genome shotgun sequence genome, one interval contains:
- the LOC120029777 gene encoding phosphatidylinositol 4-kinase type 2-alpha-like yields the protein MDETSPLVSPLQDSIDYNYCQSEATGPRTPGSVVRVSAGSPGRSRERQPLLVRDRGNSPRDPHRNEFPDDPEFREIVRKAEQAIEEEIFPEIICQGSSGSYFVKDSQGNVIGVFKPKNEEPYGQLNPKWTKWLQKLCCPCCFGRDCLVLNQGHLSEAGASLVDQKLQLNIVPKTKVVYLASDTFNYNAIDRVKSRGKRLALEKVPKVGQRFNRIGLPPKVGSFQLFVEGYKDADYWLKRFEAEPLPENTNRQLQLQFERLVVLDYIIRNTDRGNDNWLLKYDCPMDTEKNRETDWVMVKEPIIRLAAIDNGLAFPIKHPDSWRAYPFYWAWLSQAKVPFSEEIRDLVLPKLIDPTFIKDLEEDLYQLFKKDPGFDRAQFHKQIAVMRGQILNLSQALKEHKTPLQLVQMPPVIVETARAPQRANSESYTQSFQSRKPFFTWW from the exons ATGGACGAAACGAGCCCCCTCGTCTCTCCTCTCCAGGACTCCATAGATTACAACTACTGCCAGAGCGAAGCCACCGGTCCAAGAACTCCGGGTTCTGTGGTGCGAGTGTCGGCTGGGAGCCCTGGACGCAGCCGGGAGAGACAGCCGCTTTTGGTCAGGGACAGAGGGAACTCTCCGCGGGATCCACACAGGAATGAGTTTCCAGACGACCCAGAGTTTCGGGAGATCGTGAGGAAAGCAGAACAAGCCATAGAAGAAGAGATCTTTCCAGAGATCATCTGCCAAGGATCTAGTGGTAGCTACTTCGTGAAAGACTCTCAAGGG AACGTAATCGGTGTGTTCAAGCCTAAGAACGAGGAGCCGTATGGTCAGCTGAACCCAAAGTGGACCAAGTGGCTCCAGAAGCTGTGTTGTCCCTGCTGCTTCGGACGGGACTGTCTGGTCCTGAACCAGGGCCATCTGTCTGAGGCCGGGGCCAGTCTGGTAGACCAGAAACTACAGCTCAATATCGTGCCAAAGAccaag GTGGTGTATCTGGCCAGTGATACGTTTAACTACAATGCTATAGACAGAGTCAAGTCTCGGGGAAAGAGGCTAGCTCTGGAGAAAGTTCCCAAAGTTGGACAGCGCTTCAACAGAATAGGCCTCCCTCCTAAG GTGGGATCATTCCAGTTGTTTGTGGAGGGCTACAAAGACGCAGACTATTGGCTAAAGCGGTTTGAGGCAGAGCCTCTTCCAGAGAACACCAATCGGCAGCTGCAGCTTCAGTTCGAGAGACTGGTGGTCCTCGACTATATAATCAGGAACACAG ATCGGGGGAATGACAACTGGCTGTTAAAATACGACTGTCCAATGGACACAGAAAAGAACCGG gagacaGACTGGGTGATGGTAAAAGAGCCTATTATCAGACTGGCAGCCATAGACAATGGTCTTGCCTTCCCAATCAAACACCCTGACTCCTGGAGAGCCT ATCCATTCTACTGGGCGTGGTTATCTCAGGCTAAGGTTCCTTTCTCTGAGGAGATTAGGGACCTGGTTCTGCCAAAACTGATCGACCCCACCTTCATCAAAGACCTGGAGGAAGACCTCTACCAACTCTTTAAG AAGGATCCAGGCTTTGACAGAGCACAGTTCCACAAACAGATAGCTGTGATGAGAGGACAG ATCTTGAACCTGAGCCAGGCCCTGAAGGAGCATAAGACCCCCCTACAACTGGTCCAGATGCCCCCAGTCATAGTGGAGACAGCCAGAGCACCACAGAGAGCCAATAGTGAGTCCTACACACAGAGCTTCCAGAGCAGGAAACCCTTCTTTACCTGGTGGTAG
- the LOC120029856 gene encoding phosphoglycerate mutase 1-like, with translation MAAYKLVLIRHGESNWNQDNRFCGWFDADLSETGEREARRGGQALKDAGYEFDVCYTSVLKRAIRTLWLCLDSIDQMWLPVHRTWRLNERHYGGLTGLNKSETAAKHGEAQVKIWRRSFDIPPPTMDPDHDFYTVISKDRRYGDLSEEQLPSCESLKDTIARALPYWNDEIVPQIKQGKRVLIAAHGNSLRGIVKHLEGMSEEAIMELNLPTGIPILYELDKNLKPVKPMQFLGDEETVRKAMEAVAAQGKAKK, from the exons ATGGCCGCGTACAAGCTGGTGTTGATCCGCCACGGAGAGAGCAACTGGAACCAGGATAATCGATTCTGCGGCTGGTTTGACGCAGATCTGAGTGAGACTGGAGAAcgggaggcgaggagaggaggacaggcccTGAAAG ATGCTGGCTATGAGTTTGACGTGTGCTACACCTCAGTCCTAAAGAGGGCCATCCGCACTCTGTGGCTGTGTCTGGACAGCATTGACCAGATGTGGCTTCCCGTCCACCGGACCTGGCGCCTCAACGAGCGCCACTACGGTGGCCTGACAGGATTAAACAAGTCAGAGACTGCCGCCAAGCACGGAGAGGCTCAGGTGAAGATCTGGAGGCGGAGCTTTGATATCCCTCCTCCCACTATGGATCCGGACCACGACTTCTACACCGTCATCAGCAAG GACCGTCGTTATGGTGACCTGTCGGAGGAGCAGCTTCCGTCCTGTGAGAGCCTGAAGGATACCATCGCCCGGGCACTGCCCTACTGGAACGACGAGATTGTCCCCCAGATCAAACAGGGCAAGAGGGTACTCATTGCTGCCCACGGCAACAGCCTCAGGGGCATTGTTAAGCACCTCGAGG GTATGTCAGAGGAGGCAATCATGGAGCTGAACCTGCCCACAGGCATCCCCATCCTGTACGAGCTGGACAAGAACCTGAAGCCCGTCAAACCCATGCAGTTCCTGGGGGATGAGGAGACCGTCAGGAAGGCTATGGAGGCCGTGGCAGCCCAGGGCAAAGCCaagaagtag